The following coding sequences are from one Arachis hypogaea cultivar Tifrunner chromosome 7, arahy.Tifrunner.gnm2.J5K5, whole genome shotgun sequence window:
- the LOC112703602 gene encoding tubby-like F-box protein 7: protein MSLRKVFRSRKFSKSFMEVNAAVAPKVEGGEKKEEAGEEGNAWSGMLPELLGEIIRRVEVEEEQWPQRQNVVACACVCKRWRDMTREIVGQPHNNGKITFPSCLRKPGPRELPNQCLIKRNKKTSTFYLYLALTPSFTDKGKFLLAARRYRFGTHTEYIISLDAEDLSQGSNAYVGKLSSDFLGTNFTIYDSQPPHAGAKPSSGRSSRRFASKQISPQVPAGNFEVGQVSYKFNLLKSRGPRRMVCSLKCPATPLGETSDITSLDGNKTNSKDQATPTCTVLKNKAPRWHEHLQCWCLNFHGRVTVASVKNFQLVATVDQSQPGGKGDEDTVLLQFGKVGDDTFTMDYRQPLSAFQAFAICLTSFGTKLACE from the exons ATGTCTCTAAGGAAGGTGTTCCGCTCACGGAAATTCTCGAAATCGTTCATGGAGGTTAACGCTGCGGTAGCTCCTAAGGTGGAGGGAGGGGAAAAGAAGGAGGAGGCAGGGGAGGAGGGGAATGCGTGGTCGGGGATGTTGCCGGAGCTGCTGGGAGAGATTATAAGAAGGGTGGAGGTGGAGGAGGAGCAGTGGCCGCAGCGGCAGAACGTGGTGGCGTGCGCCTGTGTCTGCAAGCGGTGGAGGGACATGACGCGTGAGATCGTTGGACAGCCTCATAATAACGGCAAAATCACTTTTCCTTCATGTCTTAGGAAG CCAGGTCCACGTGAACTTCCCAACCAGTGTCTGATAAAGCGAAACAAGAAGACCTCGACATTTTATCTATATCTTGCCTTAACACCAT CATTCACAGACAAAGGGAAGTTTTTGTTGGCGGCTAGAAGATACAGGTTTGGTACCCATACTGAATATATAATATCACTTGATGCCGAGGACTTATCCCAAGGAAGCAATGCTTATGTTGGAAAATTAAG CTCGGATTTTCTTGGCACCAACTTCACAATTTACGACAGTCAACCACCCCATGCTGGTGCAAAACCATCGAGTGGCAGGTCTAGTCGCCGTTTTGCCAGCAAACAGATAAGCCCTCAAGTTCCTGCTGGTAACTTTGAAGTGGGGCAGGTCTCCTACAAGTTCAACCTCTTGAAATCAAGAGGGCCAAGGAGGATGGTTTGCTCCCTCAAGTGTCCCGCAACACCATTGGGAGAAACTTCAGATATCACATCATTGGACGGCAACAAGACAAACAGTAAAGATCAAGCTACTCCTACCTGCACAGTCTTGAAGAACAAAGCACCAAGGTGGCACGAGCATTTGCAGTGCTGGTGCTTGAATTTTCATGGCCGCGTGACAGTAGCATCCGTGAAGAACTTTCAGCTGGTTGCTACGGTGGACCAAAGCCAACCAGGAGGGAAAGGAGATGAGGACACGGTTCTCCTGCAGTTTGGCAAAGTGGGGGATGATACTTTCACCATGGATTATAGGCAGCCCTTATCTGCCTTTCAGGCATTTGCCATTTGCTTGACTAGCTTTGGCACTAAACTGGCATGTGAGTAA
- the LOC112701663 gene encoding uncharacterized protein gives MVKDLKNKHRLQMLGLIETKRQIVTRFDVTRIWGQGSPGWEYVGSDGASGGLLLIWDEDMFKLNNCYKGERWLCVEGVILTSSFNCAFVLVYGAHDRDEKIQVWEERSYIAGLCQVPCCFMGDFNEIVHIEERRGTTGLTRSAEDFKFWIQDMNLVDLPLTDRKFTWFRGCSCSRIDRVLVSLEWLEEYPEAHLRGGPRGLSDHCPLIVEGRKLRGGPRPFRSLDSWFTHEGFRRMVKEEWRGLGELQFTDKLKALTEPLRRWHRTNFGDMDKKIVKFEEEIKKIDDMVSNGVYDGTLEARRKALVKCCERWYVRKEVHWKQMSRSRHVNDMDRNTRYFHNIASARRRNNRIDTLVINGRLVRNQARIKVAIREFYKELYHQEASPAMGFRDGLVV, from the coding sequence ATGGTAAAGGACCTAAAGAATAAACATAGGCTACAAATGTTAGGATTGATTGAAACCAAAAGACAGATAGTGACGAGGTTTGATGTGACCAGAATTTGGGGACAAGGTAGTCCAGGTTGGGAATATGTAGGGTCCGATGGGGCGTCTGGTGGACTATTGCTGATTTGGGATGAGGACATGTTCAAATTAAATAACTGTTATAAGGGAGAGAGGTGGTTATGTGTTGAGGGAGTAATATTAACAAGTAGCTTTAACTGTGCGTTTGTCTTGGTCTATGGTGCACATGATAGAGACGAGAAGATTCAGGTATGGGAGGAGCGGAGCTATATAGCGGGGTTATGTCAGGTTCCGTGCTGTTTTATGGGAGACTTCAATGAAATAGTACATATAGAGGAACGAAGAGGCACTACTGGGCTAACAAGGTCTGCAGAAGACTTTAAGTTTTGGATACAGGACATGAACTTAGTGGATTTGCCACTCACTGATCGGAAGTTTACATGGTTTCGTGGGTGTTCCTGCAGTCGCATAGATAGAGTCTTGGTTAGCTTGGAGTGGTTAGAAGAGTACCCAGAGGCACACTTGAGAGGTGGACCAAGAGGTTTGTCAGATCATTGCCCGCTAATAGTGGAGGGTAGGAAGCTGAGAGGAGGACCCAGGCCGTTTCGGAGCCTTGATTCATGGTTTACACATGAGGGATTTCGCAGGATGGTAAAGGAGGAATGGAGAGGATTGGGAGAGCTACAATTCACAGATAAATTGAAGGCGCTAACAGAACCACTGAGAAGATGGCATAGGAcaaattttggtgacatggataaGAAGATTGTAAAGTTTGAGGAAGAGATCAAGAAGATTGATGATATGGTCAGCAATGGAGTATATGATGGAACACTGGAGGCTAGAAGAAAGGCGCTGGTTAAGTGCTGTGAGCGATGGTATGTGAGGAAAGAAgtacattggaagcagatgtcgcgGTCTCGACACGTGAATGATATGGACAGAAATACAAGATACTTCCACAATATAGCTTCAGCTAGAAGGCGAAACAATAGGATTGATACTCTGGTTATCAACGGCAGGTTGGTTCGGAATCAGGCTAGAATAAAGGTTGCTATCAGAGAGTTTTATAAGGAGTTATACCATCAGGAAGCCTCTCCTGCTATGGGGTTCAGAGATGGCCTGGTGGTTTGA